Part of the Deltaproteobacteria bacterium genome is shown below.
ATGTGGAGCATATCACCCGTGTAGAGGGGCATGGCAATATTGTCATTGATATAAAGAACGGAAGGATAAAGGAACTCCGTTTAGAAATAGTGGAATCTCCAAGGTTCTATGAGGCTATGGTAATGGGCAGAAGATATGAAGATGTGCCGCATATAGTGTCAAGGATATGCGGTATATGTGCAGTAAGCCACACATCTGCATCTTTAAAGNNNNNNNNNNNNNNNNNNNNNNNNNNNNNNNNNNNNNNNNNNNNNNNNNNNNNNNNNNNNNNNNNNNNNNNNNNNNNNNNNNNNNNNNNNNNNNNNNNNNNNNNNNTCAAGTCAGGCTTTAGATTTGAGAAAACTCGCATTTTATGGAGAGATAATACAGAGCCATATCCTTCACTTATATTTTCTTGTGCTGCCCGACCTTTTCGGTGTTGGAAGTATTATGCCTCTGATTTCAAGTCATCCTGACATTGTCAAAAGGGGGATGCGGTTAAAGAAACTTGCAGATGATATATGCAGGATTGTAGTTGGCAGGCACATACATCCAATATCCCTTACAACAGGTGGAATCACACATCTGCCAGATATTGGTGAACTCAAGGAATTAAAGAATCTTCTCAAAGATTCTACTAAAGATTTAGATGCAACACTTGGACTATTTAAAACATTTCCTATTCCCCAGTTCTCAAAGAAAAGGGAATTCATCTCCTTAAAAGAAGATGGGCAGTATGCTTACTACAGTGGCAATATTTATTCAAGCAAAAGATACTGCATAAAACCAAAGGATTATAAAAAGGTTATTAAGGAATATATCGTGCCGTATTCAACAGCAAAACATGTCCAGGGCAAGAAAGGTGTCTATATGGTTGGTGCGATGGCAAGGGTAAATAATAATTTCAAACAATTATCCAAAAGGGCGAGAGAGGCAGCAAAG
Proteins encoded:
- a CDS encoding nickel-dependent hydrogenase large subunit; translation: MKRDVKINVEHITRVEGHGNIVIDIKNGRIKELRLEIVESPRFYEAMVMGRRYEDVPHIVSRICGICAVSHTSASLK
- a CDS encoding nickel-dependent hydrogenase large subunit, translated to SSQALDLRKLAFYGEIIQSHILHLYFLVLPDLFGVGSIMPLISSHPDIVKRGMRLKKLADDICRIVVGRHIHPISLTTGGITHLPDIGELKELKNLLKDSTKDLDATLGLFKTFPIPQFSKKREFISLKEDGQYAYYSGNIYSSKRYCIKPKDYKKVIKEYIVPYSTAKHVQGKKGVYMVGAMARVNNNFKQLSKRAREAAKEIGLTLQPYNPFMNNASQLVEVYHCIEDSKKIIDRLISNGLKKEDLKRPKKFGKGVGIVEAPRGMLVHEYTIDKNGIITDANCIIPTAQNLKIMEDDVRNYVPTILGKTKEEITRDIETLVRAYDPCISCSTHIMDVRFDE